The genomic interval TTTAAAAAATGCTTTATTTTGCAAGATGTATATTGAATTTATGAAAAATTAAAAACCTTATTATGATTAATTACAAAAATATATGCTTTACCATAGCTTCAGTTTTTTTTATATTAATATCCTATCAATCAAAATCGCAAACTACACCATGCGATACAATTTCATTCAATCAAACATTTCCTGACACTATCTATTCTTGCGGTGTTGATAGCATTGAATTAGATGCTGGAGCAAATTATTTGAGCTATCAATGGAATACACTTGATACTACTCAGTCTGTTTATGTATCAACATCATCAATGTATATTGTTAATCTTGTTTTGGATAGCACTTGCTTTGGAGGAGATACAGTTTTTGTAAGCCTTATAAGTTCTACAATTCAACAAAACGATACCGGAATTTGCTATGGTGAAGATATTTTGATTTCGATGTCTTCATCTTTTTATTCATTTCAATGGAATATTGGATTTTATTCAGACACAATAGTTCATACTCCTTTCAGCACAACAAACTATGTTGTTGAAATATTTGATGGCTTTTCTTATTGCTATGATTCGGTTTTGGTTACAGTGGATGTTTCTCCCGGGTTGCAGGAAAATTATCTGTTTTGTAATATTGACAGTTTTGACTTGGCGACCAATCCAAACGGTAATTTTACTGACTATTTGTGGAATACAGGAAGTACAGATGCTTCAATTTATGTAAATACTACTGGGATTTATAGTGTTTCAACAAATACAAGTATGGGATGCTTTTATCAAGATACTACATCTGTTGAATTTATTATTGCAAATGTTTCGCAAGCAGATACAACACTTTGTTATGGAGATAGTTTGGTTCTTTCAGCAAATCCTGGAATGACTTACTATTCGTGGAGTACGAATCAATACACAGAATCAATTACAGTTTTCCCAAGCGATACAAGTACATATTTCATAACCTACCCTCTTGGTATCGGACAATGTAGCGATAGTGTAACTTTAAATGTTGCAAGTCCGCCATTTTTAGACGATACAATTCTACTTTGCAATGCATCGAATTATGAAATAGATGCTAGTTCAGATTATTCAAATTATTTATGGAGCACAGGTAGCAACTCCACTATTTTAAATATTACAAATAGTGGGACTTATGGATTAACAGTGAGCATTGATGCCTGCACTCAAATCTATTCTAATTATGTAGATTTTATTGATTTAGAAATAACTACGAACGACACTACAGTTTGCTATGGCGAAACAATTACTATTAATGCAAGTTCAAGTATTTCAAACTACACATGGAGTACTCAAGAATTTACAAGCTCAATTTCTCCAACAATTACCGATAACTCTACAATATTTTTATATTCAAGCAATGGCATAAACTCGTGTATGGATTCTATCCAAATCATGGCCTATCCTGAAATAACAGTAAATTTAGACGATTCTGTATTTGAATGTAATCAAGCAAGCATCGATATTTTTGAACAAATTTATGTTTATCCTTCATATTTGTGGAATACCGGAGAAACTTCTCAGGTTTTAACAGTAAATTCGACAGGAACATATACTCTTACTGTAACAAATAATGAAGGCTGTAGCGGCGTAGGACAAAGTTATGTAAATCTTATTTCAGTAGATATTTTGCAAAACGATACACTTTTATGTAACGGAAATTCTTTAATAATAAATTCAACAGCTTCAACAAGCTCATATTTTTGGAACACAGGCGAAACCACTTCATCGATTCTTGTTGCTCCTTTTGTATATTCCCAATATATTTTGACTGCAACTGACGGAATTGGCTCCTGCACTGATCAAGTAAATATTAGTGTTGGCGATCCAATTTCAATTAGTTTTGATGATACAATATTTTCTTGCTCAACCTTAGAATTTTCGTTCGATACTACATTTTCGAGCTATCTTTGGAGTACCGGAGAAATTAGCCCTTCAATTTTGGTTAACTCTTCCAATATTGTTAGCGTAACCGTAACTAATTCAAGTGGTTGTTCTGATTCCGATAGTTCCTTTGTTTACATAATCGACTCTAAAATTGACCAATCTGACACTGCAATTTGTGAAGGAGAATTTGTAATGTTTTCTATAGATCAAAATGTAAGCTCATATAATTATTTATGGAACAATGGCTCCACAGATTTGGCAATTTTTGTATTTCCAGAAACAAGTCAATATTATTCAGTTTCTATTTCCGATGGCGTAGGAACCTGCACAGACGAGGTCTTTGTTGAAGTTTGGGAATTTGGAATTGACACTATTTTTGGAGCAACAGATGTTTATCAAGACTCGACAGAACAATATTTCATTAACACATATCCGGGATCAACCTTTGAATGGAATGTATCCTCAGGGACATTTACCCAAAACTCTGACACGAGCATCACTGTAGTTTGGGGACAAATGGGTGTTGGTGTTGTGCAAATTGTTGAAACTAATTCTCATGGCTGCATTAGCGAACCTTTGATTTTGGAAGTTACTATTGATTTCGATTTTAGTATAGCAGATAATGGCGATGAAAGAATTTTAGTTTTTCCAAACCCGTTTAGCGATTTCACAAAAATTATTCTGAACAATAAACTTCAAAATTTCAAAAAAATGGAAATTTATGATGCTTTCGGTAAAATGATTTATCAAATTGAAAATCAAAATCGAACTGAATATATTGTTCATAGAAACAACTTATCTCAAGGCGTTTATTTTATAAAAATAATTGGAGAAGAAATCATAATAAAAAAGATAATTGTTCAATAAACTGCTTATGAAGGCTTTTTGTCTGATTGTTTTCTACTGTACAATTTCATATTTTTCAACCTCTTATGCACAAGACACCACCGATAGTGGCTTTGAGTTGTTAGAATATGCCTATGAAGGAAATTTCAAAAAAGTCGATAGTCTTTTAAAACAAGGAACTGATGCAAATTCATGTACTTACAAAGGCTATACAGCTATTATGTATGCCGCCGAAAATGGGAATATAGACATAGCTAAATTACTAATTGAAAATGGCGCAGATGTAAATATGGTGCCTTTCAATAAAACATCTCCATTAATTGCAGCAACAAAAAATAACTTCATTGAAATTTGCGAATTATTAATTAGAAACAATGCAGAAGTAAATTGCATAGATAGAAAACGGGCTTCCCCTCTTTTTTATGCTGCTGCATATGGTTACGATACTTTATGCGACATGTTAATCTATTATGGTGCAGTAGATTATAAGAACTTTTATAATCAAACTTCGCCATTAATGATTGCTTCATTTGTTGGCAATATTGAAATAGTTGATTTACTCCTTCATCATGGAGCATTATTAAGCCTTAAGGATAAAAAAGGACGAACAGCTCTTTTTTACGCAATAGAAAGCAACCAATTCCAAATAGTTGAGTTACTTATAAATAATTCAGCAAATATATTTGATACTACAAAATCCGGCATTTCTCCAATTATCTTAGCTGCAAATCAAGGGAATTTTGAAATTTTAGAGATGCTTTTGGATAAACATTCTGCAGTTTATATAAATAGTAAATCAGAAGACCAGAAAGTTCAGTATGACAGTATTATGAAAGATTCGGAATTAAATTTAGCATTATTTTATGCCAAATTAAATAAACACAGAAATATTGAAAAGCTACTAAAAAAATATAATGTGCAAAACAAAAAATTAATAATAAGCAATTTTTCTATTCACATTGACAATTATTTTAACACACAAGATTATATGTTTGGTGGTGGATTTGGGTTTTATGAATTAAAATCAAACTCTACACTTAATTTTGGATTTAATTCTCGACTAAGAAAAAAAAGTATTTTGATGGAACAAGATACAAATTTGTTTTTTCAATTTCGTGAACAACGATTTCTGTTCTATTCAAGTTTTGAAAAGCAGCTTAATTTTATAAATACTAATGAATTAGAAACCGGTTTTTTGCTTGGAATAAAAGGACTTTTCACTTTTGGGAATTTGCGGGGAACCAAATTAAATGTAAAAAATAAGTTTCATTTTGTGCCTCAAGTAGGATATTTTTTTAAAAAAGGAGATATTTCTTATAAGATCTATTACGAATATTTAGATTTTAATATTTATGAATTTTCACCCCATAGAATAAACATTTCATTAGCTGCAAATATAAGATTAAAAAAATTAAATTATAAAAAAGCTAATTTTGATTGGCTATACTAACGAATTATGAATATGATATTTAGCCATATTTTTCAAATTTCTTAAATCTTAGTTAATGAGAAAACTCTTTCAAATATTTAGTGGCTCAAGTTTATTAAAATGGAAAATTTTCTTCCTATTAATAATATCGTTAATTTCATGCGACTTGGATAAATTGTTTCCTCCCTGCGAAGCCGAAGAACCTAAGGATGCCCAACTTTTTGTATATATAACAATCAATGAAGAAAATAAGAATGTTCCCATCACAATTTTTGAAGGAAATATTGAGGATTCTCTTATTGTGTGGGAAGATTTTTCGAAGGACAAAGAATTTTGGGTTTATCTCCCATTAAACAAGTACTATACTGCAGCTGCAGAATATCAGGTTGGCAACAAAACCATAATTGCAATTGATGGCGAAGAAATGAAAAGCAAAGAAAAGTATGATGAAAACGGTGATCCTTGTTGGGAAATTTACGGTGGATATTTATACTGCGAACTTGACTATGAAAAATAATCAAAAAAAACAGTTTAATATTTTATTGAAACATATTCAATTTCGCTAAAACTTCCTTCTTTTATTTCAAAATAAGTATTTGTCCCAATAATTCTTGTTTTAAATTTGAAAGTACCTGATACGGTTTTTTCAACATTATCGAACTCACTTATAATAATATAACCGGATTCCGTAACATGATCAACAAATTCTCCACCATTCAGATCAATTGTACAATACAGAAAAGTTGAACCATTTATTGGGTCAAACATATCGTAGGTGGTTTCTTTCAAAATCCCATCGTTGTCGGGGCATTGCAAGGCAAGTTTAATTCTTCTTTTGTCAGAAGATGTTGCCATAATATCAAGACGAACAGACTCTTGCGATTCAACTTCCAGCAAAATAGTTTCAAACTCGTTTGCACTCCATGATGAGCCATCAACTTTTGCACTCATTGTTGGATTTGGCTCATCATCTTTTGTGCAACTGATTGCAAATAGTCCAATTATTATAAAATAGATTATCCTTGTCGATAAGTTCATGTCAATAAATTTTACTCCTTTTTAATAATGCAAATATAATTAAGAATATTGTATATAATTCTTTTAAATTTACTTTAA from Bacteroidota bacterium carries:
- a CDS encoding T9SS type A sorting domain-containing protein, which codes for MINYKNICFTIASVFFILISYQSKSQTTPCDTISFNQTFPDTIYSCGVDSIELDAGANYLSYQWNTLDTTQSVYVSTSSMYIVNLVLDSTCFGGDTVFVSLISSTIQQNDTGICYGEDILISMSSSFYSFQWNIGFYSDTIVHTPFSTTNYVVEIFDGFSYCYDSVLVTVDVSPGLQENYLFCNIDSFDLATNPNGNFTDYLWNTGSTDASIYVNTTGIYSVSTNTSMGCFYQDTTSVEFIIANVSQADTTLCYGDSLVLSANPGMTYYSWSTNQYTESITVFPSDTSTYFITYPLGIGQCSDSVTLNVASPPFLDDTILLCNASNYEIDASSDYSNYLWSTGSNSTILNITNSGTYGLTVSIDACTQIYSNYVDFIDLEITTNDTTVCYGETITINASSSISNYTWSTQEFTSSISPTITDNSTIFLYSSNGINSCMDSIQIMAYPEITVNLDDSVFECNQASIDIFEQIYVYPSYLWNTGETSQVLTVNSTGTYTLTVTNNEGCSGVGQSYVNLISVDILQNDTLLCNGNSLIINSTASTSSYFWNTGETTSSILVAPFVYSQYILTATDGIGSCTDQVNISVGDPISISFDDTIFSCSTLEFSFDTTFSSYLWSTGEISPSILVNSSNIVSVTVTNSSGCSDSDSSFVYIIDSKIDQSDTAICEGEFVMFSIDQNVSSYNYLWNNGSTDLAIFVFPETSQYYSVSISDGVGTCTDEVFVEVWEFGIDTIFGATDVYQDSTEQYFINTYPGSTFEWNVSSGTFTQNSDTSITVVWGQMGVGVVQIVETNSHGCISEPLILEVTIDFDFSIADNGDERILVFPNPFSDFTKIILNNKLQNFKKMEIYDAFGKMIYQIENQNRTEYIVHRNNLSQGVYFIKIIGEEIIIKKIIVQ